CGACGGTTGGCCGCCGTACCACCGAGCTCGGGCCGCGCGAGTCCGAGTTCCAGACGACGATGTTCGACTATAAGGCGGGTGTCCGGATCGGCCTCAGCGACTCGATCGATCTCGATGTCTCCGGCGCTTACGGCGAGTCCGAGAATACGCAGAACCAGATGGGTTACGTGCTCACGTCACGCATCCGTACTGCCGCTTACACCACCAGCGCGACGACCTGTAACCTCGGCGCATCTCCGGTCATCAATAATCCCAATCCGGCGCTGCCGCCGCTTGCCCAACCAGGCGCCGGCACCTCGGCGGGCACCGGCTGCGTTCCCGTGAACCTGTTCGGGCCGGATGGTTCGATCACTCCGGAAATGATCCCGTATTTGACGGCGGACGCAGGCACCAAGCAGCGTGCCTCGCTCGCCCAGGCGCGTATCCTGCTGAGCGGAGACTTCGGTGCTTCCGCGCCTTGGGCCGAGGATCCGATCGGCTTCGCCGTGGGCACCGAATACCGCCGATATACCGGTGAGCAGGTTGCCGATGTGCTGTCGCAGTCAGCGGGCGAACTCGGCGGCGCCGGCGGCGCGGTCCTGAACTTTGACGGCGGTTATGAAGTGTATGAAGGCTATGGCGAGCTCATCGCGCCGCTCGTGCAGGACAAGCCTTTCTTCAGGAGCCTGACGGTTGAGGGCGGTATTCGCTACTCGTCCTACAAGGTGGATGCGCCGGGTACTCCCAAGTACAACACGACGACCTGGAAAGCGGCCGCGAACTGGGAGCCGGTCAACGGCTTGCGTCTGCGGGGCAACTACCAGCGTGCGGTTCGCGCGCCCAACATCAACGAACTGTTCGCCCCGACCGTTGTCGGCTTGACGAACCTTGCCACGGATCCCTGCCGCGGTACGCGACCGATCGGCAATGCCGCACTGACGGCCGTCTGCCTTCTGCAGGGCGCCCCCGCATCGTCGATCGGGAGCATCGGCAATCCCACGGCCGCCCAAGCCAATGGAACGTTCTCCGGTAGCCTCGCGCTTCGTCCGGAGACGGCCGACAGCTATACGGTCGGGGTGGTCTTTCAGCCGCAGTTCGTACCGGGGCTGTCAGTCACGGTCGATTATTACCACATTCGCATCAAGAACGCGATCACCCAGCCCACTCCCGACGACATCGTCTCGGGCTGCTTCGGAGACTCCAACGGCAGCGCGATCACTGCGGCCAGCGTCAACAACCTGGCGTGTCAGCTGTTCCGGCGCGATCCGGTTACCGGTCAGCTCTCGGGCGACCCGGGAACCACCGGCGGATTGGTGTTCCCGGTCTCGAACTCCGGCCGCATCCTGACCGACGGTATCGATGTCGGCGTGAACTATCGCCGGGATCTCGGCTTCGCGAAGCTCAACCTGAGCTTCCAGGGCAACTACACCCGTCGTTCGCAATTCCAGGCGACGGTGCCCGGCTCCCTGATCCCGCCGGGCTTCCCTGGCGCCGGCGGTCCTCTCGCGGAATCCGAAGTTCGCGAGTGCACCGGCTATTATTCCCCGAACTGCGGTTCTCCGGGATCCGCCGGACCGAACTCTGCAGCAGGTTCGCTCCAACCTGAGTTCAGCTGGAACCAGCGCACCACTCTGACCTTCGGCGATGTCGACCTGTCCTTGCTGTGGCGCCACGTCTCCAAGATGAAGGTGGAGCCGGACATCTTCCCGCACACCTACAATTGCGAATCGGGCGGGGACGATCCCATCCCGAATGGCGCTCTCGAGGGCGAGTGCCTAAACTTCAGCCGAATGAAGGCGCATGACGTGTTCGATCTCGCCTTCCGTTTCGGGGTCAGCGAGAATTTCGATCTGACCGCGACGGTGATCAACCTGTTCGACAAGCGTCCGCCGATCGTCGGCTCGACGATCGGGTCGACCAGCTTCAACAGCGGCAACACCTATCCGTCGACCTACGACGCGCTGGGCCGCCGCTTTGCGATGGGCGCTCGCCTCAAGTTCTGAGGCGAGACTCACGGAACCTCGGGGGCGGCCTTCGGGCCGCCCTTTTTTGTGACTGCCCAACCAACCGGGGCGCGCCGCGATAAGTCAGCTTCCGGAGGAGCGCGATGGGTGGGGCTAGTCCGAGAAGCCGAACCGCTCCAGCCATGGAGCGAGGATCGGCAGGATCGGATGGAGCTGAACCTCGTAGCGGCGCCAGCGGCCGCCGCCATTGTAGAGGCCCCGCCGCACCTGGGTGGCACTGGCGGTGCGCACGCCCCGCGATTGCGCCGTGCGATCGAAGGCATGAAAATCGTCCGTCCAGGGCAAGCCGACGAACGCGGCCATGGCTCGAACGGTGGGCTCGAAGTCGCTGACCAGCCGATCGTAGCGGACCTCGTGGCAAGCAAGCGGAAGCCGTTCGCGGCAAAGCTCGATCAGACGCATCAGAGCGTCATAGTGACGTGCGGTCTCCTCGAGATCGCTGAAAGCGTAGGCCGCCGGGCTCGGCGCGAAGTTGATCCGGTAGCAGCTCAGCACGACGTCGCGCGGGTCGCGGCGCATGATCAGGATCCGCGCCTCGGGAAACAGCCGTGCGATGATCGGCAGTTTGATCCCGTTGAACGGGTTCATGTCCACGAAGGTCTTGCCGCGCACCGCCCCACCGAGCTTTTGCACGCGCGCCCAGTATTTCGCTCGGAGCTCGGCGACGATGCTTGCATCAAGCCCATCCAGGTCCGGCATCGAACCGTCGTTCGCGATTAGGACCCCGTCGGCGTCGGCAAGCGTGTCATGCTCTTCGAGCGCCACCACATCGGCAGCGCTCGCCAGGATGTTCTCGACCAGGGTCGTACCGGATCTCGGATAGCCGAGCAGGAATACGTGGCGCGCGGCTGCCCCGGCGATCGGCGGGGAGGAAAGGGCCGGGGTCATCGCGGGACCTCGCTCGACCTGCGCCGTGATGGTTTCGATGAAGCTCCGATGTGACGGCCGTTCATATCCCGGCGCCAACACCGCCGAATAGACGCGGCGGAAATTGGATTGCGCTCGGCAATAGGTTTCGAATGCATCGTCGCATCGATCCTCCTTGTCCAACGCATCCCCCAGCAGTGTAAGTGCTCGGGTGCGATCGTCCGGCTTGAGCCCAGTTTCGAGGAGAGCCTCGAGGCGCGCAATCGCCCCGGCGCCGTTGCGGGCCTCTATGTCCATGACGGCGAGCGCGAAGGTCGCCGCGGGCTCGCCTGCGTCGATGGCGAGCGCGCGCTCGGCCTGCATCCGGGCACCCTGCCGATCTCCCTTCCGCGCGGCGATGTCGGCGAGCTTGCCGTAAGCGGGGGCAAGGTTCGGATCGAGCGCAAGCGCTCTGGAATAGCTGTCGATCGCGGCCGCTTCCGAACGGAGCGCCTCGAGCGTGTAGCCCCGCTCGAGCCACGCTGCGGAATGCCGGGGCTCGGCTGCCACCACGCGATCAAGCAAGGCGAGTGCTTCTTCCCAACGGCCCTCCTTGCGCATCACTGCCCCGATGGCTCCAAGCACCATCACATCGCCGGGCGACAGGTGCAGCGCCTGCCGCAGCAACTCGTGTGCGCCCGCATAGTCACCCCGCTCCTCGCGCAGCCAGGCAACCAGGTTGAGCGTCAGCGGCTCGACCACTCCTGCGGCAAGGCCGCTTTCCGCGAGTGCCGCCGCAGTCGCGATGTCGTTCAGCGCGAGCGCTTGCTCGATCTTCGCCCTGGTAGATCGGACAAGTTCCTGCTGGCCCGTGCTCTTTCCTTTCGCCGAGCGGTTGGACATATGTCTAAGCCTCTTTTGCGCATCCAGATGTTGGGGTAGATTGTCCTTCGTCTCAAAGGAACTCAGCGCATGCATCGTTTGAAAACAATTGCCGTCGCCTTGGTGCTCGTTACGGCCGCCGCCGCGAACGCGGCGCCTGCCAAGCCGGATGCGCCAGAAAAGGCGTCCGACGCCGGCGATCGGATGATCTGTAAGCGTTTCACCGAAACCGGCTCTCTGGCGAAACGGTACCGGACCTGCAAGACCAAGGCGGAGTGGGAGCGCGAGCGCGACAATCTGCGGACCCTCACCGTCAGCGACTCTTGCCGCAACCGGGCAAATGGCGACGGCTGCTGAACCTCGGGGCTAGTGTCCGGCCCCGATCCGCGCTGCACGCGCAGTCTTTCGCACGCACGCATGTCGCGGGCCGGCTTGTGCTTTCGCTGACTGGGTCGCTTTGTTATTCGCCTGCAATCGGTTATTGATCGGCGATGGACCAGGGGGAGATCCAACGCGCGCTTGCCGCCGCCGTGCAAGCGCAGCGCGCGGGACGGCGCGATGAAGCGCGGGAACAATATAAGCGGATAATCGAACGTGCGGGCGAGCAGCCCATCGCGCTCAATGCGCTTGGCATGCTGGCCCTTGGAGAAGGGCAATTCGCCGATGCCGGTGCCTTGTTCGGGCGTGCGGCCGCAGCCGATCCAAAGTCTCCCGAATTGTGGATGAACCTGGCCAGGGCCTGCCGGGAACAAGGCGACGACGCCGGAGAATTGAACGCTCTCGAAAGCGCGCTTGCGATCGATCAGCGCCATTTCATGGCCTTGGTACGATTGGCCGAACTGCTCGACCGACAAGGCGACGAGGGAGGTGCCGTCCAGAGATGGACTGGTGTGTTGGCGATGGCACCTCTGCTGGATCAGCGCACACCTGCTCTCGACATGATGCTCGAGCATGCCCGGGATCGCGTGGCGCGATACGGTGCGCGGCTTGCGGCTGTGGTGGAGGAGGGATTGGCCGCCGCACGCAGTGCGGTATCGCCAGCGGATCGTCGCCGGTTCGACGTTTGCATCGATGCCGTGCTCGGTCGACGGCGCATCTATGCCAACGAATGCGCAGGCATCCACTTCCCGTTTCTTCCGGCCGACGAGTTCTTCGATCGTGCCCATTTCCCCTGGCTTGAGCGGTTGGAAGCGCAGACCGAGACCATCCGGGAGGAGCTCCAGGCCTTGCTCGCCGCGCCGGATTCCGGAATTCTGCCTTACGTCAGCATGGAGCCAGGCACGCCGTCCAACAAGTGGACGCCGTTGAACGGGTCGCTCGACTGGGGTGCCTTGCACCTGTGGAAAGATGGACGTCGAAACGACGAAGCCTGTGCGCGGGCGCCGCGAACCGCCGCGGCCGTGGAAGCGCTCCCGCTTTCGGATCTGCCGGGCCGGACGCCGACCGTCTTCTTCTCGCTGCTGCGGCCGGGCGCACACCTTCCGGCTCATAGCGGGGTCAGCAATGTCCGTGCGATCATCCACCTGCCGTTGATCGTGCCCGCGGGCTGCGCCTTCCGCGTCGGCGGTGAGACCCGTGCCTGGGAGGTCGGCCGAGCCTGGGCATTCGACGACACGATCGAGCACGAAGCGTGGAACCGCTCGGACGAAATGCGCGCCATCCTGATCTTCGACGTCTGGAATCCTTATCTTACGGAGCAGGAGAAAGACTTGCTCCGCCGCTTTGTCGTCGTTGCGGACGAGAGCGGCCACGGCGGCGATGCCGCGACGAGCACCGCCTGATCCTGGTAGAGGGTCTCAGCGGTCGAGGCTGACGGCCCTGATCGCCTCGACGTGCGCCGCGACATCGCCGGCGGCGCGCTCAACCCACAATTCAGCCTGATCGATCTCGGCGGCAAGCGATCGTTCGAGAGCATGCCGGCGTTCGAGCCGTGCGTCGTTGTCGAAGGGAACCTCAGGATTCTTCGAATAGGTTGCAAATAGCGGCCCAGCGACGATCGCCGCCGTGTCGCCGGAACCGATGGGAACCTGCAGATGCTCCGCGGCCCGTGCCAGCAAGCGCCGGGGATCGCCGAAGAACGCCTCGGCATCGAGGCTGCGGGCGTTCGCAAGGCGGTCGATGCCGCCAGCGAACGCGCGCATTTGTGCGGCCCACAAGGCGGCGGCGCGTTCGCAGTCCGGAAGCGACGAGACATCGCCTATATGCGGCGCGAGTTGCTTGGTGACCCGCTGCATCCAGGCACGATGATTGTCGCTGCGCAGGATCGCGAGAAGATAGTCGCGAAGGCTGCAATGAAGGAAGATGGCCCGTGCATGCGGATCGGACCTGATCAGATCGGGCAGCAGAAAATTGACCGGAACGTTCGCCTTGACGATCGTCGGCGCATCGGGCCGGTACCGCTTGGCCAGCATCGCAGTCGTGAGGGCAAGGCGTTCGGCATCCGGCGCAATGGCAACCTGGCGCAAGGCGAGCGGCTCCCTCAGCACCAGATTGGCACCCGGCAGATCGAGCGCACGGGCGAGCAGCGTCGATCCGCAATGCGCAACGTGGAAGATCCAGCCCGTTGCTGCGGGGGGAACTGCGATGCCTTGCGTCAGGGCCCGCACCGGCAATCGCATCGACTGGTCTGCTGCGGGCGAGATGCGGCCGTCCAGGAAGATAGAGCGGTGATAGGCTGCCCTGTCCATCGGCATGAACAATGCCGCATTGCCCTCGAAGGAGTGTAGATAATGATCGGGCGAGGCGAACAGGTCGTCGAGCGTCAGGGACATCAACGCGCTATAGCCCGCATGCCGTGGATCGGCTATCCCGAGACCCAATCATGCCGACCACATCCTTGCCGGAGCCCGGCCGCCCCCAAGTGCTGATCGAAGCGGCCGGCGCCGAGAGCATCCTCAGCCTCGATCGCGATGGAATCGTGGCCCTCTACAAAGCGCACGGCGCTTTGCTCTTCCGCGGTTTCGGGGCCGATGTTGCGCAATTTCGCGCTTTCGCCCGGCTCTTCTGTTCGACCTCGGTGTTCAATGAAAGTCCGGGTCGCCGGCAGATCGATCCGGAGCACAACATTCTCACGGTCGACGGCGGTGTCGGAGCGTTCAACCTTCATCCCGAATTGTCGCGTGAACCGTGGAAGCCGGATGCTGCTTTCTTCGGCTGCCTGTCTGCCCCGAAGCGCGGCGGCGCGACGACGATTTGCGACGGGGTCGCGCTCGCCCGATCCTTGCCGGACGAGGTCAAGCGGGGCCTGGCGGGACGGCGCCTCGTCTACGTGAAGCCGACCTGGCCGGAATTGCTGCGCTATTGGCTCGGCACCGATAATCCGTCCGATCAACAGCTCGCGGCTCCGCCGCCCTCCTGTCCCTATGGATTTCGACGCCTCGACGGGCATGTGTTTCGGTTCTTCTCGCGGCCGGCGCTGCACCGACCGATGTTCATCGACGCGCCTGCGTTCGGAAACTTCCTGTTGTTCGCCCGGTTCAACAACAATCGTCCGGACCACCCGTTGCTCGACGATGGGCGACCGGTCCCGGAAGCCTGGCTGCAGGCGATCAAGGCGGCGGGCGACGCGCTCGCCGTCGCAGTCGCCTGGCAAGCGGGCGACGTGCTGATGCTGGACAACACCCGCTTCATGCACGGCCGCACAGCCATCATTGATCGGGGCGAGCGCCTGATCGCAACCTTCTTCGGCTACGTCGACTTCGCCATCCCCGATCCGGAGGAGCCTGCCGACCCGATCTGGCGACAGATAGATTTCATCCCTCCGCTGCCGCCGGACTACCCGCGCTGATCGGGCGAACCTGCTAGTCGGCCAGCAACGGGGCCGGCAGATCGAACGAAACCTTGGCCTGTGCCGCAACCGTCTCCGCCCAGATCACGACCTTGTCGATCTCGTCTCCATGGGTCTCCGCCGCCTGCCGCTGGCCGGCAGTCCGTGCATCGCGATCGAAGGCTCCGCCGAATTTCGCGTGCTTGCGGAACACGCGTTCGATAGTCTGCTCCCGAACCGCGAGCGGCCGGTCGAGTTCGAACAATGCGTCGCTCGCCTCCAGGGCCTCGGCGGGTCGGGCGAGCAGTGTTTCGCTGTCGACGGAGCGCACCCGATCCGGATGCTGGGACGCCAGACGGCTGAACAATTGATGCTGGGTGAGCCAGCCGACCGCCGCAACCTGAAGATCGGTCTGCATCATGTGATCTTCGGGCGCGAAGCCCAGATCGATCAAATTCTCCTTCAGCTGCTTCATCAGCAGCTCGCGAACCCAAAGGCGTCCCCAAAGGCCCTTCCCCGCAATCGAGCCGAGATAGACACGGAGCGGGGCGTGCAGAAGAATGCAGCGTGCCTGCGGGCGCATCGCCAGCATCAGCGGTCCGAAGCCGTTGACCACGTTGGAGGGCTTCACCACCACCGCCTCACCCGCTTCGAAAGGGCGCGACAGCAAGCGCAGCGTGCCGTCGAACACCTCCGCGATCTGTGTCGGATTGCCACCGCGGTGCCGCCAGCCGACAAGATCGTTGAGGATCACCGGCTCCTTGAGACTGCTCGCAATTCCCGGCTCGTCATAGGCGTTGGCCAGCAGCGTCGAGCAGCAATAAGCCGAATGCAGGATGAAGTGAATCGGCCCTGGGGCGCCCGCGGCGACGATGCTGTCCCGCCGCCGAGCCACCAGCGGGTCAGCGGCGGATGGAAGGTGCTCGTCGGTCAGGAACGGCACTGCGCGGCGAAGCTCGCGGGTAGCGGAAACGAAGTGCACCGCGTCGGACTGTGGATCGTAACGATGGGGAAGCCAATCGGGGCTCAGCCGAAGCGGCGGGGAAGGTGCCTGCACTACCATCGCGTGTTTCTGCCGCGTGGGTGTCGGCCAATCAAGGAGCGAGCGCAACGAGCCGTGGGCCGCCGTGTTGCGAAAGCACTCCGACGAACCGCATAGGGCACACCCGAAGCCGGGCGAACCTTCGCGTTGTCTCCGCACGGTATCGCACCCTGCAGGGCATGAAGTGGACCTTCTGATCGCTCCCTCGGGAAAAAAGATGGAAGGGGCAGAGCGCAGGCTCTGCCCCTTTCTCGTCGGCGTCGCGCCGGTGCTTCAGGCGGCGGCCGCTTCGGACGCTTCGGTGCCGATCACGAGCCCGCCTTCGCCTTCCTCGACCCGAACCAGGCTGCCGTCGGGGACCTCGCCGCGCAGCAGCGCGTCGGCGAGCGGATCCTGCAGATATTTCTGCACCGCCCGCTTCAGCGGCCTCGCCCCGTAAACCGGATCGTAGCCGACCCGGCCGAGCCAGGCCCGGGCACCGCCGGTGAGATCCAGGCGGATCTTGCGATCGGCGAGCAGCTTCTGGACGCGCGCCACCTGGATGTCGACGATCGGCCCCATGTGCTCTGCGGCAAGCCGGTGGAACAGGATGATCTCGTCGAGGCGGTTGAGGAATTCCGGCCGGAAATGGGCGCGGACCACCTCCATCACCTGCGGCTCGACCTCCTCCACCTTCTGACCATCGGCAAGACCGGTGAGATACTGGCTGCCAAGATTGGAGGTCAGGATGATGATCGTGTTGGTGAAGTCGACCGTGCGGCCCTGGCCGTCGGTCAGGCGGCCGTCGTCCAGCACCTGGAGCAGGATGTTGAAGACGTCGCTATGGGCCTTCTCGACCTCGTCGAACAGGACGACCTGATAAGGCCGCCGCCGGACGGCTTCGGTCAGCACGCCGCCTTCCTCATAGCCGACATAGCCTGGAGGGGCACCGATCAGGCGGGCGACGCTGTGCTTC
The nucleotide sequence above comes from Sphingosinicella sp. BN140058. Encoded proteins:
- a CDS encoding TonB-dependent receptor domain-containing protein translates to MTNLKFRDVLLASTVIAGMSISAPAFAQEQTGDTASETGLETQASAAPVEENSEGEIVVTGTLIRNPNLVASSPVAVVGQEEIQLRQSNNAEEILRDLPGAVPSIGSAVNNGNGGAAFADLRGLGNFRNLVLLDGARITPSSTVGRVDLNNIPLALVERVDTLTGGAATTYGADAVSGVINFITRRDFAGMELNVSNQISERGDGNIFRADLTVGANFEDGRGNAVLSVGYQQADPVYQGARKFSQNNYTSTSGNAGGSGTTVPSRFTLGSVFNSIVPGSGTLRPYVGSRDAFNFNPYNIFQTPFERFNIFGAAHYEVADNIEVYTRGMFSKNTVNTIIAPSGIFSSVLVIPVSNPFLPAGARAQFCANNDFNPNLPGVQTITPAECAAAATALSPTDPNFRAFTTTVGRRTTELGPRESEFQTTMFDYKAGVRIGLSDSIDLDVSGAYGESENTQNQMGYVLTSRIRTAAYTTSATTCNLGASPVINNPNPALPPLAQPGAGTSAGTGCVPVNLFGPDGSITPEMIPYLTADAGTKQRASLAQARILLSGDFGASAPWAEDPIGFAVGTEYRRYTGEQVADVLSQSAGELGGAGGAVLNFDGGYEVYEGYGELIAPLVQDKPFFRSLTVEGGIRYSSYKVDAPGTPKYNTTTWKAAANWEPVNGLRLRGNYQRAVRAPNINELFAPTVVGLTNLATDPCRGTRPIGNAALTAVCLLQGAPASSIGSIGNPTAAQANGTFSGSLALRPETADSYTVGVVFQPQFVPGLSVTVDYYHIRIKNAITQPTPDDIVSGCFGDSNGSAITAASVNNLACQLFRRDPVTGQLSGDPGTTGGLVFPVSNSGRILTDGIDVGVNYRRDLGFAKLNLSFQGNYTRRSQFQATVPGSLIPPGFPGAGGPLAESEVRECTGYYSPNCGSPGSAGPNSAAGSLQPEFSWNQRTTLTFGDVDLSLLWRHVSKMKVEPDIFPHTYNCESGGDDPIPNGALEGECLNFSRMKAHDVFDLAFRFGVSENFDLTATVINLFDKRPPIVGSTIGSTSFNSGNTYPSTYDALGRRFAMGARLKF
- a CDS encoding sulfotransferase — protein: MSNRSAKGKSTGQQELVRSTRAKIEQALALNDIATAAALAESGLAAGVVEPLTLNLVAWLREERGDYAGAHELLRQALHLSPGDVMVLGAIGAVMRKEGRWEEALALLDRVVAAEPRHSAAWLERGYTLEALRSEAAAIDSYSRALALDPNLAPAYGKLADIAARKGDRQGARMQAERALAIDAGEPAATFALAVMDIEARNGAGAIARLEALLETGLKPDDRTRALTLLGDALDKEDRCDDAFETYCRAQSNFRRVYSAVLAPGYERPSHRSFIETITAQVERGPAMTPALSSPPIAGAAARHVFLLGYPRSGTTLVENILASAADVVALEEHDTLADADGVLIANDGSMPDLDGLDASIVAELRAKYWARVQKLGGAVRGKTFVDMNPFNGIKLPIIARLFPEARILIMRRDPRDVVLSCYRINFAPSPAAYAFSDLEETARHYDALMRLIELCRERLPLACHEVRYDRLVSDFEPTVRAMAAFVGLPWTDDFHAFDRTAQSRGVRTASATQVRRGLYNGGGRWRRYEVQLHPILPILAPWLERFGFSD
- a CDS encoding aspartyl/asparaginyl beta-hydroxylase domain-containing protein, whose translation is MEAQTETIREELQALLAAPDSGILPYVSMEPGTPSNKWTPLNGSLDWGALHLWKDGRRNDEACARAPRTAAAVEALPLSDLPGRTPTVFFSLLRPGAHLPAHSGVSNVRAIIHLPLIVPAGCAFRVGGETRAWEVGRAWAFDDTIEHEAWNRSDEMRAILIFDVWNPYLTEQEKDLLRRFVVVADESGHGGDAATSTA
- a CDS encoding TauD/TfdA family dioxygenase, yielding MPTTSLPEPGRPQVLIEAAGAESILSLDRDGIVALYKAHGALLFRGFGADVAQFRAFARLFCSTSVFNESPGRRQIDPEHNILTVDGGVGAFNLHPELSREPWKPDAAFFGCLSAPKRGGATTICDGVALARSLPDEVKRGLAGRRLVYVKPTWPELLRYWLGTDNPSDQQLAAPPPSCPYGFRRLDGHVFRFFSRPALHRPMFIDAPAFGNFLLFARFNNNRPDHPLLDDGRPVPEAWLQAIKAAGDALAVAVAWQAGDVLMLDNTRFMHGRTAIIDRGERLIATFFGYVDFAIPDPEEPADPIWRQIDFIPPLPPDYPR